From one Euwallacea fornicatus isolate EFF26 chromosome 4, ASM4011564v1, whole genome shotgun sequence genomic stretch:
- the GrlHz gene encoding uncharacterized protein GrlHz, producing the protein MHERKMSFKTGIQEQINFNIEEKTGIDMPQEEYGGSEHNLVSSTSVGEDNNIIIVEESSDPNSLAGILYVCKRKLLRPYMRFLSLMGLRPIVGEILEQHFVVKLLNFLFNLTVILFLIIGYLLQYLSCFRRDRGFGTISPTNSSSRSQIKAIYYQTCNSSLISGLILPSLLHFAGYIYALYVFRKGDDNQLTVLIERVFIVSSQIPNIQINQKHIVKTLWIFVAASFIWMLSSICLVSYMMSEGEISFKWFESSPYQTKYLLKILLVVCTIWHDIVQASVISNYCLQVQLLKKYVQFISDKLLLQSIRPLEWIRDIEEFRKLLIYLNTQVAPAVCIFTVLNWTYAISGTLWLFASQFGEARNSVPVYTAINIFIVVLWWFIAILPFIQAARLTIACDNVKTVGQEARTRPFAHQDTPLQELNSILIYTNSLKINARLFNLPINGKYTGITFAVIIIFFLVLGQSNIILIKDLEF; encoded by the exons ATGCACGAAAGGAAAATGAGCTTTAAAACGGGTATACaagaacaaataaattttaacattgaaGAAAAAACTGGAATTGATATGCCGCAAGAAGAGTATGGCGGATCGGAACACAACTTGGTATCATCTACAAGTgtg GGCGAAGACAACAACATCATAATTGTAGAAGAATCGTCTGATCCCAACAGCTTAGCCGGGATCCTCTATGTCTGCAAAAGAAAGCTACTCAGGCCCTACATGCggtttttaagtttaatggGGTTGCGACCGATAGTGGGAGAGATCCTCGAACAACACTTCGTTGTAAAGCtccttaattttctttttaacttaACG GTaatcttatttttaatcatcGGATATTTGCTCCAGTACCTGTCCTGTTTTCGAAGAGATAGAGGGTTTGGTACTATATCACCTACTAATAGTTCTAGTAGAAGTCAAATAAAAGCAATATATTATCAAACTTGCAATAGTTCCCTGATCTCAGGTCTCATATTGCCGAGTTTGCTACACTTTGCTGGATACATTTATGCTTTGTACGTGTTCAGAAAAGGGGATGATAATCAACTGACGGTGTTAATCGAAAGG GTATTTATAGTGTCCAGCCAAATACCGAAcatacaaattaatcagaaacACATAGTGAAAACATTATGGATTTTCGTGGCGGCCAGTTTCATATGGATGCTATCGTCCATCTGTCTGGTCAGCTACATGATGTCCGAAGGAGAAATCAGTTTCAAGTGGTTCGAGTCCAG CCCTTATCAAACCAAATACCTACTAAAGATCCTGCTCGTGGTGTGCACAATATGGCACGATATAGTCCAGGCCAGTGTGATTTCGAATTATTGTTTGCAAgtgcaacttttgaaaaaatatgtgcaGTTTATCAGTGACAAACTGCTGCTGCAATCCATTAGACCCTTGGAATGGATCAGG GATATCGAAGAGTTCCGAAAATTGCTGATCTACCTGAATACTCAAGTAGCACCGGCAGTTTGCATTTTCACCGTTTTGAATTGGACCTACGCAATTTCGGGGACATTATGGTTGTTCGCCTCTCAGTTTGGCGAAGCTAGGAATAGCGTCCCGGTGTACACagccataaatattttcatcgtGGTACTATGGTGGTTCATTGCAATCTTACCATTCATTCAA GCCGCTCGACTCACAATAGCATGCGACAACGTAAAGACTGTGGGACAAGAAGCGAGGACGAGACCGTTTGCTCATCAGGACACCCCCCTGCAAGAGCTGAACTCTATCCTGATATACACGAACAGTCTGAAGATCAATGCTAGACTCTTCAACTTGCCAATAAATGGAAAGTACACGGGGATCACGTTTGCcgtaattataatatttttcctggtGTTGGGGCAAagcaatataattttaataaaggatTTAGAATTTTAG